A genomic stretch from Setaria viridis chromosome 1, Setaria_viridis_v4.0, whole genome shotgun sequence includes:
- the LOC117839430 gene encoding uncharacterized protein: MVKGGAQLQDAAVDGAAGNAAAAAARQQGAGKRQYKGVRMRSWGSWVSEIRAPNQKTRIWLGSYSTAEAAARAYDAALLCLKGSAADLNFPVPLPFHIPAAAMSPKSIQRVAAAAAANAGCSPLQPGAGAPYYSGAAAINATTPPCSYGDASSGASSPETGNTGQYYEMAHDDIDMTGDADLAALADIEAFFQSPKCMEYAMMDPCSSFFAPAPMATDAANEWEEEGEINLWSFSSVN; this comes from the coding sequence ATGGTGAAGGGCGGCGCGCAGCTGCAGGACGCGGCggtcgacggcgccgccggcaatgcggcggcggcggcggcgaggcagcaGGGCGCCGGGAAGCGGCAGTACAAGGGCGTGCGGATGCGGAGCTGGGGCTCGTGGGTGTCGGAGATCCGGGCGCCCAACCAGAAGACGCGGATATGGCTCGGCTCCTACTccaccgccgaggccgccgcgcgcgcctacgACGCCGCGCTGCTCTGCCTCAAGGGCTCCGCTGCCGACCTCAACTTCCCCGTGCCACTCCCCTTccacatccccgccgccgccatgtcgccCAAGTCCATCcagcgcgtcgccgccgccgcggccgccaatGCCGGCTGCAGTCCGCTgcagcccggcgccggcgccccctaCTACTCTGGCGCCGCGGCCATCAACGCTACCACCCCGCCGTGCAGCTACGGCGACGCGTCGTCGGGCGCGAGCTCCCCGGAGACCGGGAACACCGGCCAGTACTACGAGATGGCGCACGACGACATCGACATGACCGGGGACGCggacctcgccgcgctcgcggACATCGAGGCCTTCTTCCAGTCGCCCAAGTGCATGGAGTACGCCATGATGGACCCATGCAGCTCCTTCTTCGCGCCAGCGCCCATGGCGACGGACGCGGCCAACGAGTGGGAGGAGGAAGGTGAGATCAACCTCTGGAGCTTCTCCTCCGTCAACTGA
- the LOC117839468 gene encoding uncharacterized protein, translating to MVAAALSALPRAASRLAPCVRQPDFRALCAAAAAGEASKRRLVLYTKPGCCLCDGLKEKLHAASLLAGTPYSLASLELQERDITMNPEWERLYQYEIPVLAKVLHDGTEEILPRLSPRLSVELVQKKIYSAFDQ from the exons atggtggcggcggcgctatcCGCGCTCCCGCGCGCCGCTTCCCGCCTTGCGCCGTGTGTCCGCCAGCCTGATTTCCGCGCCCTCTGCGCCGCTgctgcggccggcgaggcctcgaAGCGGAGGCTAGTACTGTACACCAAGCCGGGGTGCTGCCTCTGTGACGGGCTCAAGGAGAAGCTTCACGCCGCCTCCCTGCTCGCCGGCACGCCCTACTCCCTCGCGTCCCTCGAGCTCCAG GAGAGGGACATCACGATGAATCCGGAGTGGGAGCGGCTGTACCAGTACGAGATCCCAGTGCTGGCTAAGGTGCTCCACGACGGGACCGAG GAAATACTTCCCAGATTATCACCCCGTCTAAGTGTGGAGCTCGTACAGAAGAAAATTTATTCTGCCTTCGATCAGTAA
- the LOC117839440 gene encoding uncharacterized protein, with amino-acid sequence MGKAGRAEQAFPNGAPATRFSRCRCGAVVGKVVSAKCASVLLLAVGGFLSAAFMMLHLRASGGGVPDDPDILAEIEAGFILLVPHSQIASQGGTLEKEIYDQIGVPNSKVSVSMRPYNYTNTTYVKFGVLPDPRNASMSVKSINTLRTSLIRLTLQQLNLSLTPSVFGDPLCLEILGFPGGITVLLPHNASHADSIQPIFNITFDSTIHEVREFLKEMKNELAIRLQQTPDEELFVKLTNTNGSTVAAPVTVQVSIAPIDRSNFLQPYRLKQLAQIITEWSSRNLGLNTLIFGRIRDLKLSPLLEAFIPSCAPSLPPMPTPFPSWPPISERPKTNAYRGFSCPALVKKQNEATPHRRLMRVSPQLSTWLHRKYASEGKKNSIALVAPTFIAPVTESK; translated from the exons ATGGGCAAGGCCGGTCGCGCTGAGCAGGCCTTCCCCAACGGTGCGCCGGCGACCAGGTTCAGCCGCTGCCGGTGTGGTGCAGTCGTCGGCAAGGTGGTCAGCGCAAAGTGCGCCTCCGTGCTGCTCCTGGCCGTCGGCGGCTTCCTCTCCGCCGCCTTCATGATGCTTCATCTCCGGGCATCAGGAGGCGGCGTCCCTGATGACCCTGACATACTCGCCG AAATCGAGGCAGGCTTCATTTTGTTAGTGCCACACTCACAGATAGCTTCACAAGGCGGAACACTCGAAAAAGAGATATATGACCAAATAGGAGTGCCCAATAGTAAG GTTTCAGTTTCTATGCGTCCATACAATTACACGAACACCACTTATGTGAAATTCGGTGTTCTTCCAGACCCAAGAaatgcctccatgagcgtaaaaTCCATCAACACACTGAGAACATCTTTGATAAGACTTACACTTCAGCAGCTGAATTTATCTTTGACACCATCTGTTTTCGGAGACCCACTTTGCTTAGAGATCCTGGGATTCCCAGGAGGGATTACAGTGTTGCTTCCACATAATGCTTCCCATGCAGACTCAATTCAGCCTATCTTCAACATCACATTTGACTCGACAATTCATGAAGTAAGGGAATTTCTTAAGGAGATGAAGAATGAGCTTGCAATAAGATTGCAGCAGACACCAGATGAG GAATTATTTGTCAAGTTAACAAATACAAATGGTTCAACGGTTGCAGCACCAGTTACGGTCCAAGTTTCCATTGCCCCAATAGATCGCAGCAATTTTCTACAACCTTATAGGCTCAAACAGCTAGCCCAAATCATCACAGAATGGAGTTCAAGGAACCTTGGCCTCAATACCTTAATTTTTGGCAGAATTAGGGATTTGAAGTTGTCCCCACTCCTAGAAGCTTTCATTCCATCCTGTGCTCCTAGCTTGCCTCCAATGCCAACACCATTCCCTTCCTGGCCTCCAATATCAGAGCGACCAAAAACCAATGCATACCGGGGATTTTCATGCCCTGCTTTGGtgaaaaaacaaaatgaagcCACTCCACATCGCAGGTTAATGCGTGTATCTCCGCAACTGTCAACATGGCTTCACAGGAAATACGCATCTGAAGGCAAGAAAAACAGCATTGCACTGGTAGCACCGACATTCATTGCACCAGTAACGGAATCAAAATGA
- the LOC117839456 gene encoding transmembrane emp24 domain-containing protein p24delta3 translates to MAAALALAVVLAVASLRAEAVWLEVPQSGTKCVSEEIQSNVVVLADYSIMYESHPDSHPTIAVKVTSPYGNTLHHNENATVGQFAFTTAEAGNYLACFWIDSAEKGSGVSVNLDWKIGFATKDWDAIAKKEKIEGVELELQKLEVAVQAIHQNLIYLKTREAEMRIVSEKTNARVAWFSILSLGVCIAVSILQLWHLQGFFRKKKLI, encoded by the exons ATGGCGGCGGCTCTGGCCCTCGCGGTGGTGCTTGCCGTCGCGTCGCTCCGCGCGGAGGCGGTGTGGCTGGAGGTGCCGCAGTCGGGGACCAAGTGCGTGTCGGAGGAGATCCAGTCCAACGTCGTCGTGCTCGCCGACTACTCCATCATGTACGAGTCCCACCCCGACTCTCACCCCACCATAGCCGTCAAG GTTACTTCACCATACGGGAACACCTTACATCACAATGAGAATGCTACAGTTGGTCAATTTGCATTCACAACTGCAGAAGCTGGAAACTACCTTGCATGCTTCTGGATAGATAGTGCAGAGAAAGGATCAGGAGTATCTGTGAATCTTGACTGGAAGATTGGGTTTGCAACAAAGGACTGGGATGCTATTGCtaagaaagaaaaaattgag GGTGTAGAACTCGAGCTTCAGAAACTTGAAGTGGCAGTCCAGGCCATTCATCAGAACTTGATATACCTCAAAACAAG GGAAGCAGAGATGCGAATTGTGAGCGAGAAAACAAACGCAAGGGTTGCCTGGTTCAGTATTCTGTCGCTAGGTGTCTGCATTGCGGTATCAATCTTGCAATTGTGGCATCTTCAAGGGTTCTTCAGAAAGAAGAAGCTCATCTAG
- the LOC117841013 gene encoding WAT1-related protein At1g44800, with the protein MGVGKVLNDVKPYLAMILLQVGFAGMYVVAVASLKRGMSHFVLVVYRNVVATAVMAPFALWFERSVRPKMTFTIFLKIMGLAILEPVLDQNLYYMGANLTSAGFASALVNVLPAITFVMALFLRIEKVRLRSLHSKAKIAGTALTVVGAVLMILYHGPVVPFPWTKGQHHDGGGAQVGGGGFLQGTLCVIVACVAWSGFFVLQSNTLQSYPAELSLTALICLMGSLMSGAVALVAERRNTQAWVIGFDTRLFTAVYAGVVCSGVAYYVQGVVSRQRGPVFVTAFSPLCMIVTSVMGSIILKEEITLGSVIGAVIIVLGLYALIWGKSKDHENQVADVSKGAAAAGGELPITLAQTNGNGKHELGNTRGLVFDVETPATNGHY; encoded by the exons ATGGGTGTGGGAAAGGTTCTGAACGATGTGAAGCCGTACCTGGCCATGATCCTGCTGCAGGTAGGGTTCGCCGGGATGtacgtcgtcgccgtcgcctccctcaAGCGCGGGATGAGCCACTTCGTCCTCGTCGTGTACCGGAacgtcgtcgccaccgccgtcatGGCGCCCTTCGCGCTCTGGTTCGAGAG GAGCGTGAGGCCAAAGATGACCTTTACCATCTTCCTCAAGATCATGGGGCTCGCCATACTCGA GCCTGTGCTCGATCAGAACCTGTACTACATGGGGGCGAACCTGACCTCCGCCGGCTTCGCGTCGGCGCTGGTGAACGTCCTCCCGGCCATCACATTTGTCATGGCCCTCTTCCTGCGGATAGAGAAGGTGCGGCTGCGGAGCTTGCACAGCAAGGCCAAGATTGCCGGCACGGCGCTCACCGTCGTCGGCGCGGTGCTCATGATCCTGTACCACGGCCCCGTGGTGCCGTTCCCGTGGACCAAGGGGCAGcaccacgacggcggcggcgcccaggtcggcggcggtggcttccTCCAGGGCACCCTGTGCGTCATCGTCGCCTGCGTCGCGTGGTCGGGCTTCTTCGTCCTCCAGTCCAACACGCTGCAGAGCTACCCCGCGGAGCTGTCGCTGACGGCGCTCATCTGCCTCATGGGCTCCCTGATGAGCGGCGCCGTCGCGCTCGTCGCCGAGCGCCGCAACACCCAGGCCTGGGTCATCGGCTTCGACACCCGCCTCTTCACCGCCGTCTACGCC GGCGTAGTGTGCTCCGGCGTGGCCTACTACGTGCAAGGTGTCGTGTCGAGGCAACGAGGCCCGGTGTTCGTGACAGCCTTCAGCCCTCTGTGCATGATCGTAACCTCCGTGATGGGTTCCATCATACTCAAGGAAGAGATCACACTTGGAAG TGTGATCGGCGCGGTGATCATCGTGCTAGGCCTGTACGCGCTCATCTGGGGCAAGAGCAAGGACCACGAGAATCAGGTCGCCGACGTCTCcaagggcgccgccgcggccggcggcgagctccccaTCACCTTGGCGCAGACCAACGGCAACGGCAAGCACGAGCTCGGCAACACCCGCGGCCTCGTCTTCGACGTCGAGACGCCGGCGACCAACGGCCActactag